A region of Micropterus dolomieu isolate WLL.071019.BEF.003 ecotype Adirondacks linkage group LG01, ASM2129224v1, whole genome shotgun sequence DNA encodes the following proteins:
- the LOC123968132 gene encoding amiloride-sensitive amine oxidase [copper-containing]-like, with amino-acid sequence MRLLCLLLLVCLAGCCASRSRDWARDGASMFADLTVPELKAVQAYLHGIPELELTDAHSKTLKKNIILLIELHLPRKHEALRALDHGQAKPPRQARVIIQFGNQTRPNITEFIVSPLPSPKSHEVKTFKGDLPIQFESRPITDVEQNHINDFLEKITSTAHKLLFETTGEFSFANCTDRCLMSSDTSPRGLGPGERRSWMMLQKSVEGHFLHPVGFEVLINHQDLDPERWTVEKVWYNNMYFDSVEELVEKYESGGVEKVKLADHDFSDLYSTYIPRGQTNTPTNIHGPKLVEPQGPRYNVDRNFVEYAGWSFAYRVRSSAGLEVFDVRFNGERIAYEISIQEAVTFYAGDTPTAMQTKFIDSGWAMGSSNYELAPGIDCPEFATFVDLYHYFDTDKPVQYKNALCIFEMTTAMPLRRHFNSNPGGGYDYYGGLENTVLVVRTVSTVDNYDYIWDFLFYQNGVVEVKSSSTGYLYTTFFTPNGLHFGTKVHNYVLGNLHTHLFHYKVDLDIAGRENSFETVDLKFVNFTNPWSPKNFIVQSKLHRTEHKTERSAAFSFGEKFPRYVHFNNPNKKNKWGQQRGYRIQYNSHADSVLPRGWREENGISWSRYPLAVTRHKDSEATSSSIYAQNNPWEPVVSFEDYISNNENIVNQDLVAWVTVGFLHVPHSEDIPNTTTPGNAVGFLLRPFNFFKEDPSVASRSTVIVRPGKDNKLKIQRWTPEVIGHCVTDKPFFYNGTYAEV; translated from the exons ATGAGGCttctctgtctgctgctgctggtctgCTTGGCTGGTTGTTGTGCTTCCAGATCAAGAGACTGGGCTCGTGACGGTGCCTCCATGTTTGCCGACCTCACTGTGCCTGAATTGAAAGCTGTCCAGGCCTACCTGCATGGTATTCCAGAGCTGGAGCTCACCGACGCTCATAGCAAGACTCTGAAGAAGAACATCATCTTACTGATAGAACTCCATCTGCCAAGGAAGCATGAAGCCCTGAGAGCTCTAGACCATGGACAGGCCAAACCTCCACGTCAAGCCCGTGTGATCATCCAGTTTGGGAATCAGACCAGGCCCAACATCACTGAGTTCATTGTGAGTCCTCTGCCATCCCCAAAGTCCCACGAAGTAAAGACGTTCAAGGGAGATTTGCCTATCCAGTTTGAGTCGAGGCCTATTACTGATGTAGAGCAGAACCACATTAATGACTTCCTCGAGAAGATCACATCTACGGCTCACAAACTTCTGTTTGAGACCACAGGGGAGTTTTCCTTTGCTAACTGCACTGACCGCTGCCTAATGTCCTCAGACACATCTCCCCGTGGGCTGGGTCCAGGTGAGAGGAGAAGCTGGATGATGCTGCAAAAGTCTGTGGAAGGTCACTTCCTGCACCCAGTTGGGTTTGAGGTACTGATCAACCACCAGGACCTGGATCCAGAAAGGTGGACTGTTGAGAAGGTCTGGTATAACAACATGTACTTTGACAGTGTTGAGGAACTGGTAGAAAAATATGAATCAGGAGGTGTGGAGAAGGTCAAACTAGCCGATCATGATTTCAGTGATCTCTACTCTACTTACATCCCCCGGGGTCAGACCAACACTCCCACTAACATCCATGGGCCAAAACTTGTGGAGCCCCAGGGGCCTCGTTACAACGTTGATCGCAATTTTGTAGAATATGCTGGATGGTCCTTCGCCTACCGAGTTCGCTCATCAGCTGGACTTGAAGTCTTTGATGTCCGTTTTAACGGAGAAAGGATTGCCTATGAGATCAGCATCCAAGAAGCTGTTACCTTCTATGCTGGTGATACTCCCACTGCAATGCAAACAAAGTTCATCGATTCTGGCTGGGCAATGGGCAGCTCAAACTATGAGCTGGCGCCTGGAATCGACTGTCCAGAATTTGCCACCTTTGTTGACCTTTACCACTACTTTGACACGGACAAACCCGTGCAATACAAAAATGCACTCTGTATTTTTGAGATGACAACTGCTATGCCTCTGAGAAGACATTTCAACTCCAACCCTGGGGGGGGATATGACTATTATGGAGGGCTGGAAAACACAGTGCTGGTAGTGCGAACAGTCTCAACGGTTGACAACTATGATTACATCTGGGACTTCCTCTTCTACCAGAATGGAGTGGTGGAGGTAAAGTCCAGCTCTACCGGATACCTCTACACAACTTTCTTTACACCTAACGGACTTCACTTTGGTACCAAGGTGCATAATTATGTGCTGGGtaacctgcacacacacctcttcCATTATAAAGTGGACCTGGATATTGCTG GTCGAGAGAACAGCTTTGAGACAGTGGATCTGAAATTTGTCAACTTCACAAATCCCTGGAGCCCGAAGAATTTCATCGTCCAGTCTAAACTCCACAGGACTGAGCACAAGACCGAGCGATCTGCTGCTTTCAGTTTTGGTGAAAAGTTCCCTCGCTATGTGCATTTTAACAACcccaataagaaaaataaatggggGCAGCAGAGGGGCTATCGTATTCAGTACAACTCACATGCCGACAGTGTCCTTCCAAGAGGCTGGAGAGAGGAAAATGGCATCAGTTGGTCAAG GTATCCTCTGGCTGTGACCCGTCATAAAGACAGTGAagccaccagcagcagcatttaTGCCCAGAATAACCCCTGGGAACCCGTTGTGTCCTTTGAGGACTACATCAGCAACAATGAAAACATAGTCAACCAG GACCTGGTGGCCTGGGTGACAGTCGGCTTCCTGCATGTGCCTCACTCAGAAGACATCCCCAACACGACAACACCCGGTAACGCAGTGGGCTTCTTGCTCCGACCCTTCAACTTCTTCAAAGAAGACCCTTCAGTGGCGTCCAGAAGCACCGTCATCGTCCGGCCGGGAAAGGACAACAAGCTCAAGATCCAGAGATGGACACCAGAGGTCATAGGTCACTGTGTGACAGACAAGCCATTCTTTTACAATGGCACCTATGCAGAAGTCTAG